TGGACCGAGCTCGCCGAGCGCGAGACGGCCCTGTTCCGTGAGGACATGACTGCCCTGCGCATGCTCCCGCCGCAGCACTACATCGGAGCCGTCGAGGCGATACCCGGCATCGTGCCGCTCGTCGAACGGCTCCGGGACGCGGGCGCCGCCTACGAACTCGACGGCGATGTGTACTTCTCCGTCGACACCGACCCGCACTTCGGCGAGGTCTCCAACCTCGACACCGAGGCGATGCGGCTCCTCTCCGCCGAACGCGGCGGCGACCCGGACCGCCCGGGCAAGAAGAACCCGCTCGACCCGATGCTCTGGATGGCCGCCCGCGAGGGTGAGCCGAGCTGGGACGGGGCCTCGCTCGGCGCCGGCCGGCCCGGCTGGCACATCGAGTGCGTGGCCATCGCCCTGGACCACCTCGGCATGGGCTTCGACGTCCAGGGAGGCGGCTCCGACCTCGCCTTCCCGCACCACGAGATGGGCGCCTCGCACGCCCAGGTGCTGACGGGCGAGCACCCGTTCGCCCAGGCGTACGTGCACGCCGGCATGGTCGCCCTGGACGGCGAGAAGATGTCCAAGTCCCGCGGCAACCTGGTCTTCGTCTCGGCGCTGCGCCGCGACGGTGTGGACCCGGCGGCGATCCGCCTCGCCCTGCTCTCGCATCACTACCGCTCCGACTGGGAGTGGACCGACCAGGTGCTCGCCGACGCGGTGGAGCGGCTCGCGCGCTGGCGCGCCGCCGTCTCCCGGCCCGACGGGCTGTCCGCCGACGCGCTGGTCGAGGAGGTCCGCGAGGCCCTCGCCGACGACCTGGA
This genomic interval from Streptomyces sp. NBC_00464 contains the following:
- the mshC gene encoding cysteine--1-D-myo-inosityl 2-amino-2-deoxy-alpha-D-glucopyranoside ligase produces the protein MHAWPASEVPALPGKGRDLRIHDTATGGRITLDPGPVARIYVCGITPYDATHMGHAATYNAFDLVQRVWLDTKRQVHYVQNVTDVDDPLLERAVRDGQDWTELAERETALFREDMTALRMLPPQHYIGAVEAIPGIVPLVERLRDAGAAYELDGDVYFSVDTDPHFGEVSNLDTEAMRLLSAERGGDPDRPGKKNPLDPMLWMAAREGEPSWDGASLGAGRPGWHIECVAIALDHLGMGFDVQGGGSDLAFPHHEMGASHAQVLTGEHPFAQAYVHAGMVALDGEKMSKSRGNLVFVSALRRDGVDPAAIRLALLSHHYRSDWEWTDQVLADAVERLARWRAAVSRPDGLSADALVEEVREALADDLDAPTALAAVDRWAERQTADGGTDEGAPGLVSRTVDALLGVAL